A section of the Arcobacter roscoffensis genome encodes:
- a CDS encoding NADH-quinone oxidoreductase subunit M, producing the protein MENILSMLIFFPAAAATVGFLIHKDSMRQYGVVVTVVEFVLALLLWYHFDPSMAGMQFVQNLPIISSMGIGYVAGVDGVSLFLLIMITFMTMIAVIGLTEKRNIKNLIITMLFLEMTMVGVFVSLDVIMFYVFWELTLIPMFYIIGFWGAERRFYAAMKFFLYTFIGSLIMLVGMLYFGYVYHETTGVWSFNLLDWYGAILPFDVQLWLFIAFFFGFAVKVPMIPFHTWLPLAHGEAPTIGSIILAAVLLKMETYGFIRFSLPLFPDAAVFFMWFMAGLAILAIIYTAMLAYAQEDMKQMIAYSSVSHMGVITLGVFALNTEGIAGAVYLMLGHAIVSGALFMCVGVLYDRRKTKMIKEFGGLAHNMPMFALVYAVVLMGSVGLPLTAGFVGEFLALLGFFKASPILTFIASLTIVLSAIYMLSMYKRTFFGELTNPKNKPLKDIFGRELVALGSLVALIIALGVYPKVVLDPLNTSVNHLTHVMQVKAVNEDTKEKLKALNTIGEVK; encoded by the coding sequence ATGGAAAATATTTTATCGATGCTGATATTCTTCCCAGCAGCAGCTGCAACTGTTGGATTCTTAATTCATAAGGATTCAATGAGACAATATGGTGTAGTTGTAACTGTTGTTGAGTTTGTTTTAGCTTTACTTTTATGGTATCACTTTGACCCAAGTATGGCTGGAATGCAGTTTGTTCAAAATTTACCAATAATCTCCTCTATGGGTATAGGTTATGTTGCTGGTGTTGATGGTGTATCATTATTCTTACTTATTATGATTACATTTATGACTATGATTGCTGTTATTGGATTAACTGAAAAAAGAAATATTAAAAACCTAATCATTACTATGCTTTTTTTAGAAATGACAATGGTTGGTGTTTTCGTTTCTTTAGATGTAATCATGTTCTATGTTTTCTGGGAATTAACACTTATTCCAATGTTCTATATCATTGGTTTCTGGGGAGCAGAGAGAAGATTCTATGCTGCAATGAAGTTCTTCTTATATACATTTATTGGTTCATTAATCATGCTTGTAGGTATGTTATACTTTGGATATGTATATCACGAAACAACAGGAGTTTGGAGCTTTAACTTACTTGATTGGTATGGGGCTATTTTACCATTTGATGTTCAATTATGGTTATTTATTGCCTTCTTCTTTGGATTTGCTGTAAAAGTTCCAATGATTCCATTCCATACATGGCTTCCATTAGCTCATGGTGAAGCACCAACTATTGGTTCTATTATTCTTGCTGCTGTATTATTAAAAATGGAAACATACGGATTTATTAGATTCTCGCTTCCATTATTCCCTGATGCAGCTGTGTTCTTTATGTGGTTTATGGCAGGACTTGCTATTTTAGCAATTATCTACACAGCTATGCTTGCATACGCACAAGAAGATATGAAGCAAATGATAGCTTACTCATCAGTATCACATATGGGTGTTATTACTTTAGGTGTGTTTGCTTTAAACACTGAAGGTATAGCAGGGGCTGTATATCTGATGCTTGGACATGCAATTGTTTCAGGAGCACTATTTATGTGTGTAGGTGTTTTATATGATAGAAGAAAAACTAAGATGATTAAAGAGTTTGGTGGATTAGCTCATAATATGCCAATGTTTGCACTAGTTTATGCAGTTGTTTTAATGGGGTCTGTTGGACTTCCTTTAACAGCTGGATTTGTTGGTGAATTCTTAGCTTTACTTGGATTCTTTAAAGCATCTCCAATTTTAACATTTATTGCTTCTTTAACTATTGTATTAAGTGCAATTTATATGTTATCAATGTACAAAAGAACATTCTTTGGAGAGTTAACTAATCCAAAGAACAAACCATTAAAAGATATTTTTGGAAGAGAATTAGTTGCACTTGGATCTTTAGTTGCTTTAATTATTGCACTAGGTGTTTATCCAAAAGTTGTACTAGATCCGCTTAACACTTCTGTAAATCATTTAACTCATGTTATGCAAGTAAAAGCAGTAAATGAAGATACAAAAGAGAAGCTAAAAGCTTTAAATACAATAGGGGAGGTTAAATAG
- the nuoL gene encoding NADH-quinone oxidoreductase subunit L: MEKFIYIALFAPLVGSLVAALFSMQPKNAFTGWFTSFMLAVSMIASLNLLQHVYTTDETLNVVLFEWIVSGSLNIPMGFVVDHVSVVMMTVVTVVSTMVHIHSIGYMEHDKGFNRYFSYLSAFVFSMLVLVMSDNFAVLFIGWEGVGVCSWLLIGFWYHKESASWAANEAFIMNRVGDLGLLLGMFLIYWNIGSLQYDVVFANVASLETSTLTWIGILLFVGAMGKSAQFPLHTWLADAMEGPTPVSALIHAATMVTAGVYLVIRSNELYALIPEVGYGIACLGAFVAIFAATMALVNNDMKRIIAYSTLSQLGYMFVAAGLGAYWVALFHLATHAFFKSVLFLGAGNVMHAMDDELDIRKMGGLHQKMKATSIIMFVASLALAGIFPLAGFFSKDKILEAAFNADAYILWATLWITAGLTAFYSFRLVFKIFFGKQNYSDEQFHPHEAKSFVIAAMLPLAVLAVIAGWFEHAFIDFVTKILPSWEASNTASSTVWILILVTSAIAIGGIAVAYVKYFKGDGFSKEWENKAIYKLLINQYYVPQFYEKFVSKPYYAMSVWFFKVVEIKIIDNTIDSIARFIYKLGTNIRVIQSGNLSTSLRLMVTGLIMGLVFALVLAVI, from the coding sequence ATGGAAAAATTTATATATATAGCACTTTTTGCCCCACTTGTAGGTTCACTTGTAGCTGCACTATTCTCAATGCAGCCAAAAAATGCTTTTACAGGTTGGTTTACATCATTTATGTTAGCTGTTTCTATGATAGCTTCACTAAACCTTTTACAACATGTTTATACAACAGATGAGACTTTAAATGTAGTTTTATTTGAATGGATTGTATCAGGAAGTTTAAATATTCCTATGGGATTTGTAGTTGATCATGTATCAGTTGTAATGATGACAGTTGTAACTGTAGTTTCAACAATGGTTCATATTCACTCAATTGGTTATATGGAACATGACAAAGGTTTTAATAGATACTTCTCTTACCTTTCAGCATTCGTATTCTCAATGCTTGTACTTGTTATGTCTGATAACTTCGCTGTACTATTTATTGGATGGGAAGGTGTTGGTGTTTGTTCATGGTTACTAATTGGATTCTGGTATCACAAAGAATCAGCATCATGGGCTGCAAATGAAGCATTTATTATGAATAGAGTAGGGGATTTAGGTTTATTACTTGGTATGTTCTTAATTTACTGGAATATTGGAAGTTTACAATATGATGTAGTATTTGCTAATGTTGCAAGTTTAGAGACTTCTACACTTACTTGGATTGGTATCTTATTATTTGTAGGTGCTATGGGTAAATCAGCACAATTCCCATTACATACATGGCTTGCAGATGCAATGGAAGGACCAACTCCTGTATCAGCACTTATTCACGCAGCAACTATGGTAACAGCTGGTGTTTATTTAGTAATTAGATCAAATGAATTATATGCATTAATTCCAGAAGTTGGATATGGTATCGCTTGTTTAGGTGCATTTGTTGCAATCTTTGCAGCTACTATGGCTTTAGTAAACAATGATATGAAAAGAATTATTGCTTACTCAACATTATCACAATTAGGATATATGTTTGTTGCAGCTGGTCTTGGTGCATACTGGGTAGCACTTTTCCACTTAGCAACTCACGCCTTCTTCAAATCAGTATTATTCTTAGGTGCAGGTAATGTTATGCATGCAATGGATGATGAATTAGATATTAGAAAGATGGGTGGATTACACCAAAAGATGAAAGCAACTTCGATTATTATGTTTGTAGCTTCACTTGCTCTTGCTGGTATTTTCCCATTAGCTGGGTTCTTCTCAAAAGATAAGATTTTAGAAGCTGCATTTAATGCTGATGCTTATATTTTATGGGCAACATTATGGATAACTGCTGGTTTAACTGCATTTTATTCATTTAGACTTGTATTTAAAATCTTCTTTGGAAAACAAAACTATTCAGATGAGCAGTTCCATCCTCACGAAGCAAAAAGTTTTGTTATCGCTGCTATGTTGCCATTAGCAGTTCTAGCAGTAATTGCAGGTTGGTTTGAACATGCCTTTATTGATTTTGTAACTAAAATTCTTCCTTCATGGGAAGCTTCAAATACAGCAAGCTCAACGGTTTGGATTTTAATACTAGTTACAAGTGCTATTGCAATTGGTGGTATTGCAGTTGCTTATGTGAAGTACTTCAAAGGCGATGGATTTAGTAAAGAGTGGGAGAATAAAGCAATCTACAAGCTTTTAATTAACCAATACTATGTTCCACAGTTCTATGAGAAGTTTGTTTCTAAACCATATTATGCAATGTCAGTATGGTTCTTTAAAGTTGTAGAAATTAAAATAATTGATAATACGATTGATTCAATTGCTAGATTTATTTATAAACTAGGTACTAATATTAGAGTTATTCAATCAGGTAATTTATCAACATCATTAAGACTAATGGTTACTGGACTTATTATGGGTCTAGTTTTCGCCTTAGTTTTAGCGGTAATATAA
- the nuoK gene encoding NADH-quinone oxidoreductase subunit NuoK, which produces MTLNAYLILSTLLFCIGLIGVIRRKNVLMLFFSTEIMLNAVNVGLAAISKFHGDLSGQMFAFFIIAVAAAEVAIGLGLLILWYKRTGSINLDDIQGMKG; this is translated from the coding sequence ATGACACTTAATGCCTATTTGATACTTTCAACACTTCTATTTTGTATAGGACTGATTGGAGTAATTAGAAGAAAGAATGTATTAATGCTTTTCTTCTCAACAGAAATTATGTTAAATGCTGTAAATGTAGGACTTGCAGCTATTTCTAAATTCCATGGGGATTTATCAGGACAAATGTTTGCCTTCTTTATTATTGCAGTTGCTGCTGCTGAAGTTGCTATTGGTCTTGGATTATTAATTCTTTGGTATAAAAGAACGGGTTCTATTAACTTAGATGATATTCAAGGGATGAAGGGGTAA
- a CDS encoding NADH-quinone oxidoreductase subunit J, whose protein sequence is MFEIVAFIVFSVLTIGMFLITVLTNNALYALSAMAAGMIFISAFFFLLGADFLGAVQIVVYTGAVMALYAFGMMFFDSLSVVKEKVNNPRLVFLLSGMVALIVVVIFIAPVIGENVQANYPMTPGAGNSADVGLVLFTKYLVPFEVAGIMLVVAMIGGIVLAGKKMNESYSEMPEDEIDAHIEAEAKAEAQKESKEAK, encoded by the coding sequence ATGTTTGAAATAGTAGCTTTTATAGTCTTTTCAGTACTTACAATAGGAATGTTCCTAATTACAGTACTTACAAATAATGCCTTATATGCACTAAGTGCTATGGCAGCAGGAATGATTTTTATTTCTGCGTTTTTCTTTTTATTGGGTGCAGACTTCTTAGGTGCAGTACAAATTGTGGTTTATACAGGTGCAGTAATGGCACTTTATGCCTTTGGTATGATGTTCTTTGATTCACTTTCTGTTGTAAAAGAGAAAGTAAATAACCCAAGATTAGTATTTTTACTTTCAGGAATGGTGGCTTTAATTGTTGTGGTTATTTTTATAGCACCTGTAATTGGAGAAAATGTTCAAGCTAACTACCCAATGACTCCTGGAGCTGGTAATTCAGCAGATGTTGGTTTAGTTTTATTTACTAAGTATTTAGTCCCATTTGAAGTGGCAGGTATTATGTTAGTTGTTGCAATGATTGGTGGTATTGTACTTGCTGGTAAAAAAATGAATGAATCTTATTCTGAAATGCCAGAAGATGAGATTGATGCACATATCGAAGCAGAAGCTAAAGCTGAAGCTCAAAAAGAATCTAAGGAGGCAAAATGA
- the nuoI gene encoding NADH-quinone oxidoreductase subunit NuoI has translation MSFKEFKNRNISEDYVTVQEDNYPKTEWESFKQVMKRSVKGELLTGLKITWKMMTGALFKGEMATVQYPAEKLPIGPRYRAVHKLLVLLESGSERCIGCGLCEKICIANCIRMETKIDEGSRKAVTEYTINMGRCIFCGYCAEVCPELAIVHGGRYENSSEQRAHFSLKEDIITPFDQLNQQTEFAGFGSVSPDADEKIKKTPLSY, from the coding sequence ATGAGTTTTAAAGAGTTTAAAAATAGAAATATATCTGAAGATTACGTAACAGTTCAAGAAGATAATTATCCAAAAACAGAATGGGAATCTTTTAAACAAGTAATGAAAAGATCTGTAAAAGGTGAACTTTTAACAGGTCTTAAAATTACATGGAAAATGATGACAGGAGCACTTTTCAAAGGTGAAATGGCAACAGTTCAATATCCAGCTGAAAAGTTACCTATTGGTCCAAGATATAGAGCAGTACATAAGTTATTAGTTCTTTTAGAATCTGGAAGTGAAAGATGTATTGGTTGTGGTTTATGTGAAAAGATTTGTATTGCAAATTGTATTAGAATGGAAACTAAAATTGATGAAGGCTCAAGAAAGGCAGTAACTGAATATACAATTAACATGGGAAGATGTATTTTCTGTGGATATTGTGCAGAAGTTTGTCCAGAGCTTGCAATTGTTCACGGAGGAAGATATGAAAACTCTTCTGAACAAAGAGCACACTTCTCATTAAAAGAGGATATTATAACGCCATTTGATCAATTAAATCAACAAACAGAGTTTGCAGGTTTTGGTTCAGTATCTCCTGATGCTGATGAAAAAATCAAGAAAACTCCATTATCATACTAA
- the nuoH gene encoding NADH-quinone oxidoreductase subunit NuoH, with amino-acid sequence METGIIIETIVKVFTVILVFSALAGFTTYIERKVLAFMQRRLGPTNVGPYGLLQIAADGIKLFTKEDFIPANANKPIFMIAPIITAATAFIAMSAVPFFPEFEIFGYTVRPIISDVNVGVLFVLSVGAIGLYGPLLGGMSSANKWALIGGARTAIQMLSYEIVSGLALLAPIMMVGSLSLIDINNYQAGGISEWIIWYQPLAFILFVIAGFAETNRTPFDLLEHEAELVAGYATEYSGMRWGMFFIGEYAALFTISFLIALIFLGGFEPLWFIPGGLAIVLKVMLLIFIFLWTRAAWPHVRPDQLMWLCWKVLMPLAVLNILVTGLVMMI; translated from the coding sequence ATGGAAACTGGAATTATTATAGAAACAATTGTAAAAGTTTTCACAGTAATCTTAGTATTTTCTGCATTAGCTGGATTTACTACGTATATTGAAAGAAAAGTGTTAGCATTTATGCAAAGAAGATTAGGACCTACAAATGTTGGTCCTTATGGTCTTTTACAAATTGCAGCGGATGGTATTAAGCTATTTACAAAAGAGGATTTTATCCCTGCAAATGCAAATAAACCTATCTTTATGATAGCGCCAATTATTACAGCTGCAACTGCATTTATTGCAATGTCAGCAGTTCCTTTTTTCCCAGAGTTTGAAATCTTTGGATATACAGTAAGACCTATTATCTCAGATGTAAATGTTGGGGTTTTATTTGTATTATCAGTTGGAGCTATTGGACTTTATGGACCATTATTAGGTGGTATGAGTTCTGCAAATAAATGGGCTTTAATTGGTGGGGCTAGAACAGCCATTCAAATGCTTTCGTATGAAATCGTATCAGGACTTGCTTTACTTGCTCCTATTATGATGGTTGGTTCATTATCATTAATTGATATTAATAACTACCAAGCAGGTGGGATATCTGAGTGGATTATTTGGTATCAGCCTTTAGCATTTATTTTATTTGTAATTGCTGGATTTGCTGAAACAAATAGAACACCATTTGACTTACTTGAACATGAAGCTGAATTAGTTGCAGGTTATGCAACTGAGTATTCAGGTATGAGATGGGGTATGTTCTTTATTGGTGAATATGCTGCATTATTTACAATTTCATTCTTAATTGCACTTATCTTCTTAGGTGGATTTGAGCCATTATGGTTTATTCCTGGTGGATTAGCGATTGTATTAAAAGTAATGTTGTTAATTTTCATTTTCTTATGGACAAGAGCAGCATGGCCACATGTTAGACCTGATCAGTTAATGTGGTTATGTTGGAAAGTATTAATGCCACTAGCAGTACTAAATATTTTAGTTACTGGTTTAGTGATGATGATATAA
- a CDS encoding NADH-quinone oxidoreductase subunit G: MSDMITLTIDGKSVEAKDGETILNTARANDIFVPAVCYLTRCSPTLACRLCLVEADGKQVYGCNTKIKEGMEISTVTPNIAKERRAIMEVYDVNHPLQCGVCDQSGECELQNYSLYMNVDSQSYSIKDIHRPTQHWGVMNYDPALCIVCERCVTVCKDMVGSNALSTVKRGADAIDKTFKAEMPKDAYAMWNKLNKSLIGYDADACTDCGECISACPVGALVSHDFQYTSNAWELKKIPAANPHSSDCAFMYYEIKQESIDNHAQKKIYRVTNEPHFSTVNGAGRFAYDFENKVEAKDEVAFNKAIEAFSKADTIKFNSYITNEEALILQKLAKQRGARLVNEDARRYQEFLKNYASTSGRSLYSSTLTDVHSSNFVISVGSYLKSDLPNARYAFNNSVIMNKGAALYFHPVADPVMEKIGKKGKTTDFIYHDAMAQEAILYFILYKFGKDLPASIKEFIDSKTEKRTKTVVETVKEKVVEIVKDEETGEEKEVSKMVPKKVEKEVEFEYNSFIEEFGKDENFLELVDSMLAKKDNFSLIVGEDLITHPNAANLAKLCGIIDRYTAFDIVILPTQTNTLGVSLICDLADEENGFVVGYNEKADFELSALGDGDLDIPALNQQEGTFTNVDKKVIPTNAALAHKGYNLNDIANVVLNDEIEYTIEYTEQLPLTGGFKAVDFDSLPNEFGNDRVEYRGYDLSVLVSEASDDVELDLSSKIELVEDETVIYKANPINQFNEFTAIAHEFKDDLKSGVFFSQSAFDKLELQEGDKVKVEANGQTLELNAYVDIQITGEVAYVSTFEKNSASKALFDTYRYSKAKVTKA, encoded by the coding sequence ATGAGTGATATGATTACATTAACAATAGATGGTAAGTCTGTAGAGGCAAAAGATGGTGAAACTATCTTAAATACAGCAAGAGCAAATGATATATTTGTTCCTGCGGTTTGTTATTTAACTAGATGTTCACCAACTTTAGCATGTAGACTATGTCTTGTTGAAGCAGATGGAAAACAAGTTTATGGTTGTAATACTAAGATTAAAGAGGGGATGGAAATCTCAACTGTTACTCCTAATATTGCTAAAGAAAGACGCGCAATTATGGAAGTTTACGATGTAAACCATCCATTACAGTGTGGTGTTTGTGACCAAAGTGGAGAGTGTGAATTACAAAACTACTCTTTATACATGAACGTTGACTCACAAAGCTATAGTATAAAAGATATTCATAGACCAACACAGCACTGGGGTGTTATGAACTATGACCCAGCACTTTGTATTGTATGTGAAAGATGTGTAACTGTATGTAAAGATATGGTTGGATCAAATGCACTATCTACTGTAAAAAGAGGTGCAGATGCAATTGATAAGACATTTAAAGCAGAAATGCCAAAAGATGCTTATGCAATGTGGAATAAATTAAACAAGTCATTAATTGGTTATGATGCTGATGCCTGTACTGATTGTGGTGAGTGTATTTCAGCATGTCCAGTTGGAGCTTTAGTATCTCATGACTTCCAATATACTTCAAACGCTTGGGAATTAAAGAAAATTCCAGCAGCAAATCCACACTCTTCTGATTGTGCATTTATGTATTATGAAATCAAGCAAGAATCTATTGACAATCATGCTCAAAAGAAGATTTATAGAGTTACAAATGAACCTCATTTCTCAACTGTAAATGGTGCAGGAAGATTTGCGTATGATTTTGAAAATAAAGTTGAAGCTAAAGATGAAGTAGCATTTAATAAAGCTATTGAAGCATTTAGTAAAGCTGATACTATTAAATTTAACTCATATATCACAAATGAAGAAGCTTTAATCTTACAAAAACTTGCAAAACAAAGAGGTGCAAGATTAGTAAATGAAGATGCTAGAAGATACCAAGAGTTCTTAAAAAACTATGCATCAACATCTGGAAGATCTTTATACTCTTCAACATTAACAGATGTTCATTCATCTAACTTTGTAATTTCTGTTGGTTCATATTTAAAATCTGATTTACCAAATGCAAGATATGCCTTTAATAACTCAGTTATTATGAATAAAGGTGCTGCATTATACTTCCATCCAGTTGCAGATCCTGTTATGGAAAAAATTGGTAAAAAAGGTAAAACAACAGACTTTATTTATCATGATGCAATGGCTCAAGAAGCTATCTTATACTTTATTTTATATAAATTTGGAAAAGACTTACCAGCATCAATCAAAGAGTTTATAGACTCAAAAACTGAGAAAAGAACTAAAACTGTAGTTGAAACTGTAAAAGAAAAAGTTGTTGAAATCGTAAAAGATGAAGAAACAGGTGAAGAAAAAGAAGTTTCAAAAATGGTTCCTAAGAAAGTAGAAAAAGAAGTTGAATTTGAATACAACTCATTTATTGAAGAGTTTGGAAAAGATGAAAATTTCTTAGAGTTAGTTGATTCAATGCTTGCTAAAAAAGATAACTTCTCACTAATTGTTGGTGAAGATTTAATCACTCATCCAAATGCAGCAAATTTAGCAAAATTATGTGGAATTATTGATAGATATACTGCTTTTGATATTGTAATTTTACCAACTCAAACAAATACTCTTGGAGTATCTTTAATTTGTGATTTAGCAGATGAAGAAAATGGTTTTGTTGTAGGTTACAATGAAAAAGCTGATTTTGAATTATCTGCTTTAGGTGATGGAGATTTAGATATTCCTGCACTTAACCAACAAGAGGGAACTTTCACAAATGTAGATAAGAAAGTTATTCCTACAAACGCAGCACTTGCTCATAAAGGTTACAACCTAAATGATATTGCAAATGTAGTTTTAAATGATGAGATTGAATATACTATTGAATATACAGAGCAGTTACCTTTAACTGGTGGATTTAAAGCAGTAGATTTTGACTCATTACCAAATGAATTTGGAAATGATAGAGTTGAATATAGAGGATATGACTTATCTGTATTAGTAAGCGAAGCTAGTGATGATGTTGAATTAGACTTGTCATCTAAGATAGAGTTAGTAGAAGATGAAACAGTTATTTATAAAGCAAATCCTATTAACCAATTCAATGAATTCACAGCAATTGCTCATGAGTTTAAAGATGATTTAAAATCAGGTGTTTTCTTCTCTCAAAGTGCATTTGATAAATTAGAGTTACAAGAGGGCGATAAGGTAAAAGTTGAAGCTAATGGACAAACTTTAGAGTTAAACGCATATGTTGATATTCAAATTACTGGTGAAGTTGCATATGTATCTACTTTTGAGAAAAACTCAGCTTCAAAAGCTTTATTTGATACTTACAGATATAGTAAAGCAAAAGTGACAAAGGCATAA
- a CDS encoding NADH-ubiquinone oxidoreductase subunit E family protein, which produces MKRFDLRHLKNDFYDRMLELMDTQIADGETAIIMFEIGDFENIQKSADVVYEAGYTLMNSIKFNEVDWTLVVKKVKPEAKEVEEEASQDAK; this is translated from the coding sequence ATGAAAAGATTTGATTTAAGACATTTAAAAAACGACTTCTATGACAGAATGTTAGAGCTTATGGATACTCAAATTGCTGATGGTGAAACAGCTATTATTATGTTTGAGATTGGTGACTTTGAAAATATCCAAAAATCTGCTGATGTTGTTTATGAAGCAGGTTATACTTTAATGAACTCTATTAAATTCAATGAAGTTGACTGGACTTTAGTTGTAAAGAAAGTTAAACCAGAAGCAAAAGAAGTTGAAGAAGAAGCTTCACAGGATGCTAAATAA
- the nuoD gene encoding NADH dehydrogenase (quinone) subunit D has product MQTQQPNRLKPFFENINFEREDNTMMVNFGPQHPSAHGQLRLALELQGEEVVKSRPLIGYLHRGMEKMAENMIYNEFLPTTDRMDYIAATSNNYGYALAIEKLLGIEAPRRAEIIRTMLLELNRITSHLFWLATHALDVGAMSMFLYCFREREYAMDLIEDYCGARLTHSAVRIGGVPLDLPSNWIDDCESFLKILHEELEKYEGLLTENRIWKMRLENVGVITPQMAKDWGCSGIALRGAGIKWDLRKEMPYGIYDELDFDVPISKTCDSYGRYKLCIAEIRESAKILRQLFPMYMESESQLMAHAPEYISAPKEQIMTQNYSLMQHFVLVTQGMRPPKGEVYVATESPKGELGYFVVSDGTPYAYRLKMRTPSFQHTAILEEILVGTQLADVVTIIGNLNIVFGEIDR; this is encoded by the coding sequence ATGCAAACACAACAACCAAATAGATTAAAACCTTTTTTTGAAAATATAAACTTCGAGAGAGAAGATAACACTATGATGGTGAACTTCGGGCCTCAACACCCATCAGCTCACGGTCAGTTAAGACTTGCTTTAGAATTACAAGGTGAGGAAGTTGTAAAATCAAGACCATTAATTGGATACCTTCACAGAGGTATGGAAAAGATGGCTGAGAATATGATTTATAATGAGTTCTTACCAACTACAGATAGAATGGATTATATCGCTGCAACTTCAAATAACTATGGTTATGCTTTAGCTATTGAAAAATTACTTGGTATTGAAGCACCAAGAAGAGCAGAGATTATTAGAACTATGCTTTTAGAATTAAATAGAATTACTTCGCATCTTTTCTGGCTAGCAACTCACGCACTTGATGTTGGTGCTATGTCTATGTTCTTATATTGTTTTAGAGAAAGAGAATACGCAATGGACTTAATTGAAGACTATTGTGGTGCAAGACTTACTCACTCAGCTGTTAGAATTGGTGGAGTTCCTTTAGACTTACCATCTAACTGGATTGATGATTGTGAGTCATTCTTAAAAATCTTACATGAAGAATTAGAAAAATATGAAGGTTTATTAACAGAAAATAGAATCTGGAAAATGAGACTTGAAAATGTAGGTGTTATTACACCTCAAATGGCAAAAGACTGGGGATGTTCAGGTATTGCTTTAAGAGGTGCTGGTATTAAATGGGATTTAAGAAAAGAGATGCCTTATGGAATTTATGATGAATTAGATTTCGATGTACCTATTTCTAAAACTTGTGATTCTTATGGTAGATACAAACTTTGTATTGCTGAGATTAGAGAGTCTGCAAAGATTTTAAGACAATTATTCCCAATGTACATGGAAAGTGAGTCTCAACTTATGGCTCATGCACCTGAGTATATTTCAGCTCCAAAAGAGCAAATTATGACTCAAAACTACTCTTTAATGCAACACTTCGTACTTGTAACACAAGGAATGAGACCACCAAAAGGTGAAGTTTATGTTGCAACTGAGTCACCAAAGGGTGAGTTAGGATATTTTGTTGTAAGTGATGGAACGCCTTACGCTTATAGACTTAAAATGAGAACACCAAGTTTCCAACATACAGCTATTTTAGAAGAGATTTTAGTTGGAACACAATTAGCTGACGTTGTTACTATTATTGGTAACCTAAACATCGTATTTGGTGAAATTGATAGATAG